One window of Elaeis guineensis isolate ETL-2024a chromosome 11, EG11, whole genome shotgun sequence genomic DNA carries:
- the LOC105053682 gene encoding LOW QUALITY PROTEIN: CLIP-associated protein (The sequence of the model RefSeq protein was modified relative to this genomic sequence to represent the inferred CDS: substituted 1 base at 1 genomic stop codon): protein MEEAMEMARAKDTKERMAGVERLHQLLEASTKSLSSTEVTALVDCCMDLLKDNNFRVSQGALQALSSAAVLSGEHFKLHFNGLVPAVVERLGDGKQPVRDAARQLLITLMEVSSPTIIVERAGSYAWMHKSWRVREEFARTVTTAVSLFATTEPTLQRVILPPVLQLLNDPNNSIREAATLCIEEMYIYVGPQFHEELQRYHLPSSMMKEMNSRLEKLESKVRPSNGVGTHFISTELKSFTSNQKRSSPKTKSIPRESLFSGEIDVTEKPVDPIKVYSEKELIKEIEKIASTLVPEKDWSLRIAAMQRVEGLVFGGAADYPSFPMLLKQLVTPLSTQLSDRRSSIVNRSSYPXACHLLCLLSKELLGDFEACAEMFIPVLFKLVVITVLVIAESADNCIKTMLRNCKVARVLPRIADAAKNDRSAVLRARCCEYALLILEYWADFLEIQRSADLYEDLIKCCVADAMSEVRSTARSCYRMFAKTWPERSRRLYSSFDPVIQRIINDEDGGMHKRYASPSLRDRGIQLSRAPSHASTPSIPGYGTSAIVAMEKSASTASGTPLSSGGLLLSQSKPLGKSSDRSLERMLHASKQKVSAIESLLRGANISEKHNSSSSHSTSLDLGVDSPSVHDPPFTMVAPASNHLSLQNPVLTDSTTGNTLRGGTRNGGSNFINPTNPQVQAARDLSKFSYASHLSSDCLSALSLPYMKRSSERLQEGSTIEDNADIRSSRRLPNMHIDRQYLETHYKDSQSNYVPNFQRPLLRKQVTGRASSSGRSSFDDNQVLVSEMSNYMDGPASLNDALTEGLSPSSDWVARVSAFSYLRTLLQQGPKGIQEVTQSFEKVMKLFFRYLDDPHHKVAQAALSTLAEIIPACRKSFESYLERILPHVFSRLIDPKELVRQPSSTTLEIVGSTYSIDSLLPALLRSLDEQRSPKAKLAVIQFANKSFNKCAMNSDGYSNSGFLKLWLAKLAPLVNDKNTKLKEASISGIISVYSHFDSAAVLNFVLSLSVEDQNSLRRALKQYTPRIEVDLVNFLQNKKERQRPKSFYDQADIIGTSSEEGYVVMLKKGYHFGRHSAGSVDGEGALKWSSMQESTQHDTSIARTASNETQKHSYQTIEVSSDIEVLGPKIGELKLNTDSTLDSTGSKMIHLETDCSMDHESSITTPRLDIDRLISSDGHKDAGLPHGGEAIQNIEIIDEKLNSVKSSPQTVNGPSIPQLLHQICNATDANSGLIKCEALQQLIDASVVNDGSIWAKYFNQILTAVLEVLDDSDSSTRELSLSLIAEMLKNQKEAMEDSVEIVVEKLLHVTKDMVAKVSNEAHQCLNIVLAQYDPFRCLTVVVPLLVSDDEKSLVICINCLTKLVGRLSQEELMTQLPSFLPALFDAFGNQSPDVRKTVVFCLVDIYIMLGKAFLPYLEGLSSTQLRLVTIYANRISQARSGAPIDANH, encoded by the exons ATGGAGGAGGCCATGGAAATGGCGCGGGCAAAGGACACAAAGGAGCGGATGGCCGGAGTGGAGCGGCTTCACCAGCTACTGGAGGCGTCTACGAAGAGTCTGTCGTCGACTGAGGTCACGGCCCTCGTCGATTGCTGCATGGATCTCCTCAAGGACAACAATTTCCGGGTGTCCCAGGGCGCGCTCCAGGCGCTGTCCTCCGCTGCTGTGCTCTCCGGGGAGCACTTCAAGCTCCATTTTAATGGTCTCGTGCCCGCCGTCGTCGAGAGGCTAGGTGATGGGAAGCAACCCGTCCGGGATGCCGCCCGACAGCTTCTGATCACCCTCATGGAG GTTTCATCACCCACGATCATTGTTGAAAGAGCTGGGAGTTATGCTTGGATGCACAAAAGTTGGAGAGTTCGGGAAGAGTTTGCGCGCACAGTTACAACAGCAGTTAGTCTTTTTGCTACTACTGAGCCCACTCTTCAGCGAGTTATACTTCCTCCA GTTTTGCAATTGCTGAATGACCCTAACAATAGCATTAGGGAAGCTGCGACCTTGTGTATTGAG GAGATGTATATATATGTTGGACCTCAATTTCATGAAGAATTGCAGCGTTACCATCTTCCTTCATCCATG ATGAAAGAGATGAATTCCAGGTTagaaaaattagaatcaaaggtTCGTCCGTCCAATGGAGTTGGAACTCATTTTATCTCTACAGAACTGAAATCATTCACTTCTAATCAGAAAAGGAGCAGTCCAAAGACCAAGAGCATTCCAAGGGAATCCTTGTTCTCAGGAG AAATTGATGTTACTGAAAAGCCAGTAGACCCAATTAAAGTGTACTCTGAAAAGGAATTGATCAAGGAAATTGAGAAGATTGCATCCACTCTAGTACCAGAAAAAGACTGGTCACTTCGAATAGCTGCCATGCAAAGAGTTGAAGGCCTGGTCTTTGGAG GTGCTGCGGATTATCCGTCATTTCCTATGCTCTTAAAGCAGTTAGTTACTCCTTTAAGCACTCAGCTATCAGATCGACGTTCTAGCATAGTAAACAGGT CTTCCTATCCTTAGGCCTGCCATTTGCTATGCTTATTATCAAAAGAACTTTTGGGGGACTTTGAGGCTTGTGCTGAGATGTTCATTCCG GTGCTTTTTAAGCTTGTGGTGATAACTGTTCTTGTGATCGCGGAGTCTGCAGACAACTGCATAAAAACT ATGTTGCGTAACTGCAAGGTTGCTCGTGTTCTTCCTCGGATAGCTGATGCTGCGAAGAATGATCGGAGTGCAGTTCTTCGTGCTAG GTGTTGTGAATATGCACTTCTGATACTAGAGTATTGGGCTGATTTTCTGGAAATACAACGTTCAGCTGATCTTTATGAAGATCTTATAAAGTGCTGTGTGGCAGATGCAATGAGTGAG GTGCGTTCAACTGCACGAAGTTGCTATCGGATGTTCGCAAAAACTTGGCCAGAGCGTTCACGTCGTCTTTATTCATCCTTCGATCCTGTCATTCAAAGG ataataaatgatgaagatggaGGTATGCACAAAAGATATGCTTCTCCTTCACTTAGAGACAGAGGCATACAGCTATCACGTGCTCCTTCTCATGCTAGTACTCCAAGTATACCTGGATATGGTACTTCTGCTATTGTTGCAATGGAAAAAAGTGCAAGCACTGCTTCAGGGACACCTCTTTCTTCAGGCGGCCTTCTTCTATCACAATCAAAGCCACTTGGTAAAAGTTCTGATAGAAGCCTGGAAAGGATGCTTCATGCGAGCAAACAAAAGGTTTCGGCCATTGAAAGTTTGTTGAGAGGTGCAAATATATCTGAGAAGCATAATTCCTCAAGTTCACACTCAACCAGCTTGGATCTAG GAGTTGACTCTCCATCTGTTCATGATCCACCATTTACTATGGTTGCTCCTGCTTCAAATCATCTCTCTTTACAGAATCCAGTGTTGACTGATTCAACTACAGGTAACACTTTGAGAGGGGGCACAAGGAATGGTGGTTCAAACTTCATCAATCCCACAAACCCTCAGGTTCAAGCTGCAAGGGACCTTTCCAAATTTTCTTATGCCAGTCATCTGTCATCTGATTGCTTATCAGCCTTGTCATTGCCTTACATGAAAAGATCGTCTGAAAGGCTGCAAGAGGGAAGTACTATTGAAGATAATGCTGATATCAGATCATCTAGGCGATTACCTAATATGCATATAGATAGACAGTATCTTGAGACACATTACAAGGATTCACAAAGTAATTATGTTCCTAATTTTCAGAGGCCTCTTTTGAGAAAGCAGGTGACAGGAAGAGCTTCTTCAAGTGGTAGAAGCAGTTTTGATGATAATCAAGTCCTAGTGAGTGAAATGTCTAATTATATGGATGGTCCAGCATCTTTAAACGATGCACTCACTGAGGGTCTCAGTCCAAGTTCAGATTGGGTAGCTAGGGTTTCTGCTTTTAGTTATCTCCGAACTCTGTTGCAGCAAGGGCCTAAAGGTATTCAAGAAGTTACACAGAGTTTTGAGAAAGTCATGAAATTGTTCTTCCGATACTTGGATGATCCTCACCACAAAGTTGCACAGGCAGCTCTTTCCACACTTGCGGAAATTATTCCAGCATGCAGAAAATCTTTTGAGAGTTATCTCGAGAGAATCTTACCACATGTCTTTTCTCGATTGATAGACCCGAAAGAGTTGGTTAGGCAACCAAGTTCAACAACCTTGGAAATTGTTGGTAGTACATACAGTATTGATTCACTGCTTCCTGCTCTTCTTCGTTCCCTGGATGAACAGAGGTCTCCAAAGGCAAAATTGGCTGTCATTCAATTTGCAAATAAATCCTTCAACAAATGTGCAATGAATTCTGATGGTTATAGTAATAGCGGTTTTCTTAAGCTATGGCTTGCTAAATTAGCACCTTTAGTCAATGATAAAAACACAAAACTGAAAGAAGCTTCTATATCTGGCATCATATCAGTTTATTCCCATTTTGATTCAGCTGCGGTGTTGAATTTTGTTCTCAGTTTGTCAGTTGAAGACCAGAACTCTTTGAGGCGGGCACTTAAGCAGTATACACCTCGTATAGAGGTTGATCTAGTGAACTTCTTGCAGAATAAGAAAGAACGTCAACGTCCCAAATCTTTTTATGATCAGGCAGATATTATTGGAACATCTTCTGAGGAAGGCTATGTTGTGATGTTGAAGAAAGGCTACCATTTTGGTCGGCATTCAGCAGGTTCAGTTGATGGTGAAGGAGCACTAAAGTGGAGTTCTATGCAAGAATCAACCCAACATGATACTTCCATTGCTCGGACAGCATCTAATGAAACTCAAAAACATTCTTATCAAACTATTGAAGTTAGCTCTGACATAGAGGTTCTTGGTCCCAAAATTGGTGAATTAAAGCTCAATACTGACTCTACATTAGACAGTACTGGGTCAAAGATGATACACCTAGAAACAGATTGTAGCATGGATCATGAGAGTTCCATAACAACTCCACGTTTAGATATTGATAGACTGATAAGTTCTGATGGGCACAAGGATGCTGGTTTGCCTCATGGTGGTGAAGCCATTCAAAACATCGAAATCATTGATGAGAAGCTTAACTCTGTTAAGAGCAGCCCTCAAACAGTTAATGGACCTAGTATTCCCCAGCTTCTTCATCAA ATATGCAACGCCACTGATGCTAATTCAGGTCTTATAAAATGTGAGGCATTGCAACAATTAATTGACGCTTCGGTGGTTAATGATGGTTCTATCTGGGCCAAG tatttcaatcaaattttaacagCTGTGCTTGAGGTTTTGGATGATTCTGATTCATCCACAAGGGAACTCTCTCTTTCTTTGATAGCTGAAATGCTCAAAAATCAG AAAGAGGCGATGGAAGATTCTGTCGAAATTGTTGTTGAAAAATTGCTTCATGTGACCAAAGACATGGTTGCAAAG GTTTCAAATGAAGCACACCAATGTTTGAATATTGTGTTAGCTCAGTATGATCCATTTCGATGTCTTACA GTTGTTGTGCCATTATTGGTCAGTGATGATGAAAAGAGTCTCGTTATTTGCATTAACTGCTTAACCAAG CTTGTTGGTCGGCTTTCACAGGAGGAATTAATGACTCAATTGCCGTCATTTCTGCCTGCACTTTTCGATGCATTTGGAAATCAAAGTCCGGATGTTCGGAAG ACTGTGGTGTTCTGCCTCGTGGATATCTATATCATGCTTGGGAAAGCATTCTTACCATACTTAGAGGGGCTTAGCAGCACGCAGCTGCGTCTTGTTACCATTTATGCAAACCGGATTTCACAGGCAAGGTCTGGTGCTCCAATTGATGCTAACCATTGA